In one Candidatus Omnitrophota bacterium genomic region, the following are encoded:
- a CDS encoding sugar nucleotide-binding protein, producing the protein MVPKTAIIGASGFIGKALLSLHRETHPDCVGTALNRLKGDLKHLDLLSCDIASLKLAESGHQDAIITAGIARIHVPQKEKEYTKKVTQGTLKIIQQLVDEGIKPIYISSECVFDGRTGNYDDDAPVNPINGYGQQKAEIEQGIREISKGRYLIARFSKVFTIEKKDGSIFDEMAAALTSGGTIRAAYDQIFSPTLLSDAINALKILQTKNATGIFNISTTEVWSRYDLALIMADHLGVGHEKVEKISLDDLKEVINNEVFNRPKNTSMNVMKLIRETKSTFTPISQCMEIIAKNWTTPC; encoded by the coding sequence ATGGTCCCCAAAACAGCCATCATCGGAGCATCAGGATTTATCGGAAAGGCCCTTTTATCTCTCCATCGCGAGACGCATCCGGACTGTGTCGGAACGGCTTTGAACCGATTGAAGGGAGATTTGAAACATCTGGACCTGCTTTCCTGCGACATTGCTTCCTTAAAACTTGCTGAGTCCGGGCATCAGGATGCGATCATTACGGCAGGGATAGCACGGATCCATGTCCCCCAGAAAGAAAAAGAATATACAAAAAAAGTCACCCAAGGGACGTTAAAGATCATTCAACAGCTTGTGGATGAAGGGATCAAGCCCATATACATTTCCAGTGAATGTGTTTTTGATGGACGCACGGGAAACTACGACGATGACGCGCCGGTGAACCCGATCAACGGATATGGACAACAGAAGGCGGAAATAGAACAAGGCATCCGGGAAATTTCTAAAGGCAGGTATCTGATCGCCCGGTTCAGCAAGGTTTTTACCATTGAAAAGAAAGATGGATCTATTTTTGATGAAATGGCGGCCGCGTTGACATCAGGCGGCACAATACGCGCGGCATACGATCAAATTTTTTCACCGACGCTTTTGTCTGATGCCATCAACGCCCTGAAAATATTACAAACGAAGAACGCGACAGGGATTTTTAACATCAGCACGACCGAAGTGTGGTCACGGTATGATCTAGCTTTAATAATGGCCGATCATTTAGGGGTCGGCCATGAAAAAGTTGAGAAAATATCCCTGGATGATCTTAAGGAGGTCATCAATAATGAAGTTTTTAATCGTCCCAAGAATACGAGTATGAATGTCATGAAATTGATCAGGGAAACAAAGAGCACGTTTACGCCGATCTCCCAATGCATGGAGATCATAGCGAAAAATTGGACAACCCCATGTTGA
- a CDS encoding TIGR04372 family glycosyltransferase: protein MRVFGQKVRNLFKFLYMSLLAPAAVCLKIDWPEAYYFVLLRMYKQHKDICLNPACDSNLSKRIKLKRKIVYCIKKYIAHEPSLTDLSVFISASTLLINFCYTGQEFVRSMGILRNTEKMRRRILKDHQLDELGFEFIPRAFATGSIGAWEILGVHIKMGILGLKTPKKLVLLLDPESRVNNPCYLKYWRQYITVISDPLLIQALSPLEKCMTVPINYYMSFQGRVMLSPQALGFVRKQWNEEKRPALLKLSDDDFVKGWKRLSSLGVPNHAWFVCLHVRESGWNDNSHAGNFRNADIKTYVPAIKAIVDAGGWVVRMGDLGMTPLPPMDHVIDYAHSDAKSDWMDIFLCSQCRFLVGTSSGVHTISLVFGVPVVMTNCLPAAAMYQFTVNDLFIPRLCLSKDDDHYLSFRELMCPPVSMGAEQYVYDRLNLKVMENTPEEIKDIVMEMLMRESGTIQYSQEDGSLQEQFRSLSARCGALYGDDDIVVHARMGRDFLRKYAGLLPVGMMEECRNKG, encoded by the coding sequence ATGCGCGTTTTTGGTCAAAAGGTAAGAAATTTATTTAAGTTCTTATATATGAGCCTCTTGGCCCCGGCGGCTGTTTGCCTAAAAATTGATTGGCCTGAGGCCTATTATTTTGTTTTGCTTCGTATGTATAAGCAACATAAAGACATTTGTTTAAATCCTGCCTGTGACAGCAATTTAAGCAAGCGTATTAAATTAAAAAGAAAGATCGTTTATTGTATTAAAAAATACATCGCGCATGAACCGAGTTTGACTGATCTTTCCGTTTTTATATCAGCGAGCACCCTCCTGATCAATTTTTGTTATACCGGTCAAGAATTCGTAAGATCCATGGGTATTTTACGGAATACTGAAAAAATGAGACGCCGGATATTGAAAGATCACCAATTGGATGAGCTTGGTTTTGAATTTATTCCCAGGGCTTTTGCCACAGGGAGCATCGGCGCCTGGGAGATCCTCGGGGTCCATATAAAAATGGGGATCCTTGGATTGAAGACCCCTAAAAAATTGGTGTTATTGCTTGATCCTGAAAGTCGTGTTAATAATCCCTGTTATTTAAAATACTGGCGCCAGTATATCACTGTTATCTCTGATCCATTATTGATTCAGGCGCTTTCTCCTTTGGAAAAATGCATGACCGTTCCGATCAATTATTATATGTCGTTCCAAGGAAGGGTCATGTTGAGCCCGCAAGCCCTTGGATTCGTGCGAAAACAATGGAATGAAGAAAAGCGTCCGGCTCTTCTCAAGCTTTCCGATGATGATTTTGTGAAAGGATGGAAGCGCTTAAGCTCTTTAGGCGTCCCGAACCACGCATGGTTTGTCTGTCTTCATGTGAGAGAATCAGGATGGAATGACAATAGCCACGCGGGGAACTTTCGCAATGCGGATATTAAGACCTATGTGCCGGCCATAAAGGCCATTGTTGATGCCGGGGGGTGGGTGGTCCGTATGGGAGACCTCGGAATGACCCCATTGCCGCCGATGGACCATGTGATCGATTATGCCCATAGTGATGCGAAAAGCGATTGGATGGACATTTTCTTGTGTTCGCAATGCCGTTTCCTTGTAGGAACATCTTCGGGAGTGCATACAATATCTTTAGTTTTCGGCGTACCTGTTGTCATGACAAACTGTTTGCCGGCCGCGGCGATGTACCAGTTCACTGTGAATGACCTGTTTATCCCAAGGCTTTGTCTGTCTAAAGATGACGATCATTATCTAAGTTTCCGTGAATTGATGTGTCCTCCTGTCAGCATGGGTGCCGAGCAGTATGTTTATGACAGGCTTAATCTTAAAGTCATGGAAAATACACCGGAAGAGATCAAGGATATCGTGATGGAAATGTTGATGAGGGAAAGCGGCACTATTCAATATAGTCAAGAAGATGGATCTCTGCAGGAGCAGTTCAGGTCTTTGTCAGCCCGTTGCGGTGCATTATACGGAGATGACGATATTGTTGTCCATGCCAGGATGGGGCGGGATTTTTTGCGAAAATATGCCGGGCTTTTACCCGTTGGTATGATGGAAGAATGCCGGAATAAAGGATAA